The proteins below come from a single Chryseobacterium sp. MA9 genomic window:
- a CDS encoding DapH/DapD/GlmU-related protein — protein sequence MNNSDDPDEITLLLDQIVGDKLDKVAVFTPIYINYGKNIKIGKNVFINFGCTFLALGGITIEDDVQIGPKVSLLTENHPLKPEQRKGLIGKSIHIKRNAWIGGGATILPGVIIGENSIVAACAVVSKDVPDNTIVGGIPAKIIKAI from the coding sequence ATGAATAATTCAGATGATCCTGATGAGATCACATTATTGCTTGACCAAATAGTCGGCGATAAACTAGATAAGGTGGCAGTCTTTACTCCAATCTACATTAATTATGGAAAGAACATAAAAATTGGAAAGAATGTATTTATCAATTTTGGCTGCACTTTTCTTGCACTGGGAGGTATTACCATTGAAGATGATGTTCAAATCGGTCCAAAAGTAAGCTTGCTTACTGAAAACCATCCATTGAAGCCTGAGCAAAGAAAAGGGTTGATCGGTAAATCAATTCATATCAAGAGAAATGCATGGATAGGCGGAGGTGCCACTATTTTACCAGGAGTTATCATTGGCGAAAATTCAATAGTTGCAGCATGTGCTGTTGTATCAAAAGACGTTCCTGATAATACCATAGTGGGTGGTATTCCGGCAAAAATTATTAAAGCGATCTGA
- a CDS encoding RHS repeat-associated core domain-containing protein produces the protein MADLNKKTVKPIKVAKPDMNPDRSLKVNADVTSVSWDKTKQGWKNGMKNNVDSLNPVSMVKSLAGGDGAQPAKSSDGGGGDSAVTAEKAAPESKVKLIKVNTPAMPSTAIQHTSKHFDIVLAIDIHWTLIPPPPSFMLIPLPLPHPFIGIVFDIMDYITITIPIPQFARNLIPSLPESIPMGGSIYVHGRHKATTTTSVMGVVIPFKHITSLIPVYLIPFPQEAPHEGEVYYGSQTVLAQGSKMSGNQPQQVLTCMGFPFGMTMLPAMPDKPKKNPLAYFAFYNNFSSMYIQINTGGPVLVGGAFVPHVYTPGEMLMRLAGMFLMRSLTKKIGKLGANGLKKFNNSVLKKAPFSKFKFANALSKKLCKWGFEPVNLVTGAMVFEWDDFEIQGSTPLQWRNVWHSDRPYDFGPLGNGVFNNHDLFILPEENNKFAGWMHPDENIAMLIPAPEIGEEMTYFRDHKIWQYRPSSSVWVIRKGTDIYTYRRFHHITEGAIYKVIRIEYGDGTIREYEYEDSNIILKNIKDIKSGFSIETVIHPEYKKVTEVYYCYKKQRDLQVRYDYDDHGNLTHVWDIHKKAIVFEYDGKNQVVKRTNRNGMSYQWEYDKKGRVIHTKGTDGYMEGKLQYHDEEGFTEAIYPKQNNKSEEYHYDENFLVYKKVDGEGGETWYDYTVHNELKMTGSPEGRVEGYTYDEMGNIKIFHSPDGEEYHYQYNEFGQITARFSPSGTSETWSYDEEGKLISYTDPAEATIHYEYADYERIPEKSIMQDIVTHYKYNERGQIIQLTDTAGAEQYWKYDEYGRLLVFSPKPLIRTLVNRDQMGRAVEINENGQLPLKIRYDAYDLPVYASNGRAEWLMSYTPMGSLKRQVRRNALSHKKEETLVFGYDAYENLMSITNEKGEIYQFERNHNNNVTGETGFDGQKKFFVRDRDGMLTQSRTPYGKDIFYEYDLGGRLTQTHYPDGTWEAYQYNASGLLVKADNENSSVEFQRNKLGQVTNEKQGEYSIQYEYDSQGKLIRLQSSLGAEIDYSYNDLSQLGTVSAIAGDTGLPWKMNLDISRNGQMLSRKMTGGVESTFELDHIGMPISQKVTVNKLNVTFHQDYNWAAGSRLLHILDRVTGGRTRFDYDAFGSLVAAEYSNGEVQYKNPDATGCLYESTRRTDRVYDKGGKLMRDKNWFYHYDEEGNLRLKSKRPINNVKPENTEKEAAIHPYYKTIASDWLITPKLPDGNDLPDVNADPSAEIQSQEWESGDWAYFWNANGMLAKVKRPDGKEISFEYDALGRRTSKIGLKKITRYIWDSNVLLHEWSYDAEEDPITVIDDDGNVITGKEPVDNVVTWVYEKNAFVPCAKIINGENYSIVSDYIGRPVQAYNEDGQIVWSTDYDIYGNLKNLKGNKYFIPFRQLGQYEDRETDGLYYNRFRYYDTNSGLFISLDPIGLAGNNATLYANVNDSNTEADVFGLHIADAIYTNSSGITGQVGSFGSQKGGLHSEPQILNQMGGQKGGHLEITSMGPKGDGTTSFFRGKGGKPFPAGPLPPCGPRSNNCDSVLFSHAKSNNMTISYKWTDLKGNTNVRTYHHDGKVTENGIDISAKYYK, from the coding sequence ATGGCAGATCTGAATAAAAAAACAGTAAAACCCATAAAGGTAGCAAAACCGGATATGAATCCTGACCGCTCCCTGAAGGTGAACGCAGACGTTACTTCAGTTAGCTGGGACAAAACCAAACAGGGTTGGAAGAACGGGATGAAAAATAATGTTGATTCCCTGAATCCTGTTTCTATGGTTAAATCCTTAGCTGGAGGAGACGGTGCTCAACCTGCGAAAAGTAGCGACGGAGGAGGTGGAGACAGCGCTGTGACTGCCGAAAAAGCAGCTCCGGAAAGTAAAGTAAAACTGATCAAAGTGAATACTCCGGCAATGCCTTCCACTGCCATTCAGCATACGAGTAAGCATTTTGATATTGTGCTGGCAATTGATATCCATTGGACATTGATCCCGCCGCCACCTTCATTTATGTTGATTCCTTTGCCATTGCCACATCCTTTTATCGGGATTGTTTTTGACATCATGGATTACATTACCATCACCATTCCGATTCCACAGTTCGCAAGAAATCTGATACCCTCGCTGCCGGAAAGTATTCCGATGGGAGGCTCAATATATGTTCACGGAAGACATAAAGCAACCACTACAACAAGTGTTATGGGAGTTGTAATTCCTTTTAAACATATCACATCATTGATTCCTGTGTATCTGATTCCTTTTCCTCAGGAGGCACCGCATGAAGGAGAAGTTTACTATGGTTCGCAGACTGTTTTGGCACAGGGAAGTAAAATGAGTGGAAACCAGCCGCAGCAGGTTCTTACCTGTATGGGATTCCCTTTCGGAATGACGATGCTGCCTGCAATGCCGGATAAACCAAAGAAAAACCCACTGGCTTATTTTGCCTTTTATAATAATTTTTCAAGTATGTATATTCAGATCAATACAGGAGGTCCTGTGTTGGTGGGAGGGGCTTTTGTTCCCCATGTCTATACACCCGGAGAAATGCTGATGCGTCTTGCGGGAATGTTTCTAATGAGAAGTCTGACCAAGAAAATAGGAAAGCTGGGAGCTAATGGATTAAAGAAATTCAATAACAGTGTCCTTAAAAAAGCACCTTTCAGTAAATTCAAATTTGCCAATGCTTTGTCTAAAAAATTGTGTAAATGGGGATTTGAGCCGGTTAATCTTGTTACAGGAGCAATGGTTTTTGAATGGGATGATTTTGAAATTCAGGGAAGTACTCCTTTACAATGGAGAAATGTATGGCACAGTGACAGGCCTTACGATTTTGGTCCCTTAGGAAACGGTGTCTTTAATAATCATGACCTGTTTATTCTACCTGAAGAAAACAATAAGTTTGCAGGTTGGATGCATCCTGATGAAAATATTGCAATGTTGATTCCCGCACCTGAAATTGGTGAAGAGATGACCTATTTTAGGGATCATAAGATATGGCAGTACAGACCAAGCAGCAGCGTTTGGGTTATCCGTAAAGGAACTGATATTTATACTTATAGACGCTTTCATCATATTACAGAAGGAGCAATCTATAAGGTAATTCGTATTGAATATGGTGATGGTACGATCAGAGAATATGAGTATGAAGACAGCAATATTATCCTGAAAAACATAAAAGATATAAAGAGTGGATTCAGCATAGAAACTGTTATTCATCCTGAGTATAAAAAAGTAACAGAAGTATATTATTGCTATAAAAAACAGAGAGACCTGCAGGTCCGTTATGATTATGATGATCATGGAAACCTTACCCATGTCTGGGATATTCACAAAAAAGCAATTGTTTTTGAATATGACGGAAAAAATCAGGTTGTAAAAAGGACCAACCGGAATGGAATGAGTTATCAGTGGGAATATGATAAAAAAGGAAGGGTAATTCATACAAAAGGAACAGATGGATATATGGAAGGAAAACTTCAATATCATGATGAAGAAGGTTTTACAGAAGCTATTTATCCGAAACAGAATAACAAATCAGAGGAATATCATTATGATGAAAATTTTCTGGTTTATAAAAAAGTAGATGGAGAAGGAGGTGAAACCTGGTATGATTATACAGTTCACAACGAACTGAAAATGACAGGGTCTCCGGAAGGCAGAGTTGAAGGATATACCTATGATGAAATGGGAAATATCAAGATTTTCCATAGTCCTGACGGGGAAGAATATCATTATCAGTACAATGAATTTGGCCAGATAACTGCCCGTTTTTCACCTTCAGGCACTTCTGAAACGTGGAGTTATGATGAAGAGGGAAAATTGATAAGTTATACCGATCCTGCGGAAGCAACCATCCACTACGAATATGCCGATTATGAAAGAATTCCTGAAAAAAGTATCATGCAGGATATCGTTACCCATTATAAATACAATGAGAGAGGGCAGATCATTCAGCTGACCGACACTGCCGGAGCCGAACAGTACTGGAAATATGATGAATATGGAAGATTATTGGTGTTTAGTCCAAAACCTCTTATTAGGACTCTTGTTAATAGAGATCAGATGGGAAGAGCAGTAGAGATTAATGAAAACGGACAATTACCCTTAAAAATCCGTTACGATGCTTATGATCTTCCCGTTTATGCTTCAAACGGCCGTGCAGAATGGCTTATGAGCTATACCCCAATGGGCAGTCTGAAGCGTCAGGTTCGCCGGAATGCCCTATCCCATAAAAAAGAAGAAACTTTAGTATTTGGCTATGATGCTTATGAAAACCTGATGAGCATTACCAATGAAAAAGGGGAAATTTATCAGTTTGAAAGAAATCATAATAATAATGTCACAGGAGAAACAGGTTTTGATGGGCAGAAAAAATTCTTTGTAAGAGATAGAGACGGAATGCTCACCCAAAGCAGAACACCTTACGGAAAAGATATTTTTTACGAATATGACCTGGGGGGAAGATTAACCCAAACCCATTATCCCGATGGAACCTGGGAAGCGTATCAGTATAATGCCTCTGGATTATTGGTGAAAGCAGACAATGAAAACAGCAGTGTTGAATTCCAGAGAAATAAATTAGGACAGGTTACCAACGAGAAGCAAGGAGAATATTCCATTCAATATGAATATGACAGTCAGGGAAAACTGATTCGTCTGCAAAGCAGTTTAGGAGCTGAAATTGATTATTCCTATAATGATCTCAGCCAGCTTGGAACAGTTTCGGCAATAGCTGGTGACACTGGCTTGCCGTGGAAGATGAATCTTGATATCAGCCGTAATGGGCAGATGCTTTCCCGTAAAATGACAGGCGGTGTAGAAAGCACCTTTGAATTAGACCATATCGGAATGCCGATAAGCCAGAAAGTAACCGTTAATAAATTAAATGTTACCTTCCATCAAGACTACAACTGGGCAGCAGGAAGCCGTTTGTTACATATTCTGGACAGGGTAACGGGTGGAAGAACAAGATTTGATTATGATGCATTTGGAAGTCTTGTTGCTGCAGAATATTCCAACGGGGAAGTACAGTATAAAAATCCGGATGCTACCGGATGCTTATATGAAAGTACCAGAAGGACTGATCGTGTTTATGATAAAGGAGGAAAGCTGATGCGGGACAAAAACTGGTTTTATCATTACGATGAAGAAGGAAATTTACGGCTAAAAAGTAAACGGCCGATCAATAATGTGAAGCCGGAAAATACAGAAAAAGAGGCTGCCATTCATCCTTACTACAAAACCATTGCCTCAGACTGGCTAATTACTCCAAAGCTGCCGGATGGGAATGATTTACCTGATGTAAATGCAGATCCTTCAGCTGAAATTCAAAGCCAGGAATGGGAATCCGGAGACTGGGCCTATTTCTGGAATGCCAACGGAATGCTGGCCAAAGTAAAGCGCCCCGACGGTAAAGAAATAAGCTTCGAATATGATGCATTGGGAAGACGAACTTCAAAAATTGGACTAAAGAAAATAACTCGTTATATTTGGGATAGTAACGTTCTTTTGCACGAATGGAGCTATGATGCTGAAGAAGACCCTATAACGGTTATAGATGATGACGGAAATGTTATTACAGGAAAAGAACCCGTAGACAATGTAGTAACTTGGGTGTATGAAAAAAATGCATTTGTACCGTGTGCCAAGATTATTAACGGCGAAAATTATAGTATTGTTTCTGATTATATAGGAAGACCGGTACAGGCATACAATGAAGACGGACAAATTGTTTGGAGTACAGATTATGATATTTACGGGAATCTGAAAAACTTAAAGGGAAATAAATATTTTATTCCATTTAGGCAGCTTGGTCAGTATGAAGATAGAGAAACAGATGGCCTTTATTATAATCGTTTTAGATATTATGATACCAATAGCGGTCTTTTTATTAGTTTAGATCCAATTGGCCTGGCAGGTAATAATGCAACATTATATGCTAATGTAAATGACTCAAATACGGAAGCAGATGTTTTTGGACTTCATATAGCAGATGCTATATATACCAACTCATCAGGAATTACAGGGCAGGTGGGAAGTTTTGGCAGCCAAAAAGGTGGATTGCATTCTGAACCACAGATCCTAAATCAAATGGGTGGACAAAAAGGAGGGCACTTAGAAATTACCTCTATGGGTCCAAAAGGTGATGGTACAACTTCATTCTTCAGAGGGAAAGGTGGAAAACCATTCCCTGCAGGACCATTACCTCCTTGTGGACCTAGGTCTAATAATTGTGATTCTGTATTGTTTAGTCATGCAAAGTCAAATAATATGACAATTTCTTATAAATGGACAGATCTAAAAGGTAATACCAATGTAAGAACTTATCATCATGATGGAAAAGTTACAGAAAACGGAATTGATATTTCTGCAAAATATTATAAATAA
- a CDS encoding AraC family transcriptional regulator encodes MEQVDKLKTISYSGIFLSCFSDFSEKCIHAAPEHVLVYLYSGEQIIEDRNKRIKIKAGECAFIRRNHRLVMYKNSKGNDLYKGISLTFNKTVLREFYSKLNKSDLPKNKFVSDKNIFKIEPKADVTSLFNSLTPYFDENIKPTEGVTHLKLLEGIYALLNNSEVFFPILFDFTDPWKIDMLEFLNDHYMDELTMEQIATYTGRSLATFKRDFKKVSKLSPQKWLIKKRLEAAYIKLKEEGKKVQDVYVEVGFKNPSHFSTSFKRQYGVAPSEI; translated from the coding sequence ATGGAACAGGTAGATAAATTAAAAACCATAAGCTATTCAGGGATTTTCCTTTCTTGCTTTTCTGATTTTAGTGAAAAATGTATTCATGCCGCGCCTGAACATGTTTTGGTATATTTATATTCGGGTGAACAGATCATTGAAGACAGAAATAAACGAATTAAAATTAAAGCAGGAGAATGTGCTTTTATTCGTCGGAACCATCGTTTGGTGATGTATAAGAATAGTAAAGGAAATGACCTTTATAAAGGAATTTCCTTAACATTCAACAAAACAGTATTGCGAGAGTTTTACAGTAAGCTGAATAAATCAGACCTTCCTAAGAACAAATTTGTTTCAGATAAAAATATCTTTAAGATTGAGCCCAAAGCTGATGTTACCAGTCTGTTTAATTCATTAACTCCTTACTTTGATGAAAATATAAAACCAACAGAAGGGGTAACCCATTTGAAACTCTTGGAAGGTATTTATGCACTTCTCAATAATTCGGAGGTTTTCTTTCCCATATTATTCGATTTTACTGATCCTTGGAAAATAGATATGCTGGAGTTTTTAAATGACCATTATATGGATGAGCTTACCATGGAACAAATTGCAACTTATACAGGCCGCAGCTTAGCAACATTTAAAAGAGATTTTAAAAAGGTCAGTAAGCTAAGCCCTCAAAAATGGTTGATAAAAAAGAGATTGGAAGCCGCTTATATTAAATTAAAAGAAGAAGGTAAAAAAGTACAGGATGTATATGTTGAAGTAGGTTTCAAAAATCCTTCCCATTTTTCGACTTCTTTTAAAAGACAATATGGTGTTGCACCATCCGAAATTTAA
- a CDS encoding recombinase family protein encodes MKSAHLYVRVSTDEQMKKDYSLSEQEDRLLKYCEQNQIVVK; translated from the coding sequence ATGAAATCAGCGCATTTATATGTCCGAGTGAGTACTGATGAACAAATGAAAAAAGACTATTCTCTTTCTGAACAGGAAGACAGATTGTTGAAATATTGTGAACAGAATCAAATTGTTGTTAAATGA
- a CDS encoding helix-turn-helix domain-containing protein, whose translation MAEKEENQIDSKAFTEECHTILMAVSDAMYAIGGKWKLMIIISMARGNKRFTEIQRQVTGISARVLSSELKELELNGFIIKKVAVGYPVSIEYELLPYSETLEEVVGALTKWGMQHREKIKCEMSSKKSS comes from the coding sequence ATGGCAGAAAAAGAAGAAAATCAAATAGATAGCAAAGCATTTACAGAAGAATGTCATACCATTTTAATGGCTGTTTCTGATGCAATGTATGCAATTGGCGGTAAGTGGAAATTGATGATTATTATCTCAATGGCAAGAGGAAACAAGAGGTTTACAGAGATTCAAAGGCAGGTTACTGGAATTTCAGCAAGGGTTCTTTCCAGTGAGCTTAAAGAATTGGAACTTAATGGATTTATCATCAAAAAGGTTGCTGTTGGCTATCCCGTTAGCATTGAATATGAATTGTTACCCTACAGTGAAACATTGGAGGAAGTTGTAGGAGCCTTAACAAAATGGGGGATGCAGCATCGTGAAAAAATAAAATGTGAAATGTCTTCCAAAAAATCCAGCTAA
- a CDS encoding lipopolysaccharide assembly protein LapB, with amino-acid sequence MNPVDLELVKLKRQWQKVVSKNEEKPMLICIGEKHETDLFDGFIKSKLSEDEEGDDIFLLHYQEFNGMKSFGQTLLDEWTEFYEMLKKSEENIPQWNVKDPEQAFKTDAYKAFYPLLELKKNFPNIKDSKIYLYIAPLRINDTEELSLWVKEWCRMCEMSENKDIKLVWAEHHTYRTLSQIPSAHSFRVEVDIHQLMQNTAAHTNRKKNSPDTDFQQQILIASNHLSKERFKEAEHALKKAVKLAKEQKNKQGEISAYFMLTQAYTADKKKDRAEDTYRTIFEEIEPDSPLEVQMYMNYGSHLLGNSKKSKAEKTFEKAAETAQKIGEYAMAIECYRIIGTLNDTVLTKDKMIRYFEKCLDIAKLMDPSVREQSSLRFVASMLILKYEGDHDKKTILDNEMKTYFGDDWRVSVERPKAG; translated from the coding sequence ATGAATCCAGTAGATTTGGAGTTAGTAAAATTAAAAAGACAGTGGCAGAAAGTCGTTTCAAAAAACGAAGAAAAACCTATGCTGATCTGTATAGGAGAAAAACATGAAACTGATCTTTTTGATGGATTTATCAAGTCAAAACTTTCCGAAGATGAAGAAGGTGATGATATTTTTTTACTCCATTATCAGGAATTTAACGGGATGAAATCTTTTGGACAGACTTTACTGGATGAATGGACCGAATTCTACGAAATGCTGAAGAAAAGTGAAGAAAATATTCCGCAATGGAATGTTAAAGATCCGGAACAAGCTTTTAAAACAGACGCTTACAAGGCATTTTATCCTTTGCTGGAATTAAAGAAAAACTTCCCCAATATTAAGGATTCAAAAATCTACCTTTATATTGCTCCGCTCAGGATAAATGATACGGAAGAGCTGTCTCTCTGGGTGAAAGAATGGTGCAGGATGTGTGAAATGTCAGAAAATAAAGATATTAAACTGGTCTGGGCAGAACATCATACCTATAGAACACTATCACAGATTCCTTCAGCACACAGTTTCAGAGTAGAAGTAGACATTCATCAGTTAATGCAGAATACGGCGGCTCATACAAACAGGAAGAAAAACAGTCCGGATACAGATTTTCAGCAGCAGATTCTTATAGCGAGTAATCATTTAAGCAAAGAAAGATTCAAAGAAGCAGAGCATGCCTTGAAAAAAGCTGTAAAGCTGGCTAAAGAACAAAAAAATAAACAGGGAGAGATCTCTGCCTATTTTATGCTTACCCAGGCATATACAGCAGACAAGAAAAAAGACAGGGCAGAAGATACTTACCGGACCATATTTGAAGAAATAGAGCCCGACTCACCCTTGGAAGTTCAGATGTATATGAATTACGGAAGCCATTTGTTAGGAAATTCCAAAAAATCCAAGGCAGAAAAAACATTTGAGAAAGCCGCAGAAACAGCACAAAAGATTGGAGAATATGCGATGGCTATTGAATGTTACAGAATCATAGGAACATTGAATGATACTGTACTTACAAAAGATAAAATGATAAGGTATTTTGAAAAATGCCTTGACATAGCAAAATTAATGGATCCTTCGGTACGGGAACAGAGCAGCCTGCGGTTTGTAGCCTCAATGCTGATTCTCAAATACGAAGGCGATCATGATAAAAAAACAATACTGGACAATGAAATGAAGACTTATTTTGGTGATGACTGGAGAGTAAGTGTAGAAAGACCAAAAGCAGGATAA
- a CDS encoding type VI secretion system Vgr family protein, which translates to MFQDDHSPKMPVSKDKIPAVDNLKDQAVSKAAQKVQEKSSGSIKKATEKMVQAQAYTGMVQSGSQMFMNQVKQPNPPTLVEDKVWSKQPTSGIYNANTIPGNQVAGINRVIKLEIVIDGKVIKHFKHFQLKQSAVKHHEFDLMLAHDTLGSSENHNLEEAQNFLGKRITVIFRYKDVEDGPERNFVGVITEVGFSQEKGSLGNIVLTGSSPTVLLDAAPHIQSFGGAQEISLNSIADQVIKEGLGQNSFDFRVDAAHGNVSYSSQYEETHYNYLARIAEAYGEQFYYDGEVLHFGKLPPQEKPVKLTYGSSVSDVKIKMKAQHVNPSFYGYNSSKNEKLTAGNSKITHTSDIAKRAYEISEKTFTTPSLRVAPIKAVSFMDVENSQKGTAGSKASEVFVISGITTVPFLYPGCIADIEMRKAESSETTYFTKLMIIDMHHEVDARGYYTGTFEAIASDTGFIPRPEFHIPKADAQFAKVISNTDPLNQGRVKVQFDWQNGSTTTEYIRVMTPDGGGSEKVSKNRGFMAIPEEGDQVVVNFAHQHPDRPFVMGGMFHGGVGGGGGAGNNIKSLSSKSGHTMSLDDGGGITVRDKDQNSVFLDGAGNISIDSKISITLTCGSSSIYMDKDGNIQIKGKEIFVQGVNIGVGGTTSIGVGVGPEDGDPTSGVGIKSDTLDIGTKTLSMRGDTEANLSSGGKINVGGGSETNIVSGTVKLN; encoded by the coding sequence ATGTTTCAGGACGATCATTCACCCAAAATGCCTGTTTCCAAAGATAAAATTCCAGCTGTAGATAATCTGAAAGATCAGGCGGTTAGCAAAGCTGCCCAGAAAGTACAGGAAAAATCGAGTGGATCTATAAAAAAAGCCACCGAAAAAATGGTTCAGGCACAGGCTTACACCGGGATGGTTCAAAGCGGTTCTCAAATGTTTATGAACCAGGTTAAACAGCCTAATCCACCCACCTTGGTAGAAGACAAAGTATGGTCAAAACAGCCTACTTCCGGGATCTATAATGCCAATACAATCCCCGGCAATCAGGTAGCAGGAATCAACCGCGTGATAAAACTTGAAATTGTAATTGATGGAAAAGTAATCAAACATTTCAAACATTTTCAGCTAAAACAGAGTGCTGTAAAGCATCATGAGTTTGATCTTATGCTGGCTCACGATACTCTGGGAAGCTCGGAAAACCATAATCTGGAAGAAGCTCAGAACTTTCTGGGAAAAAGAATTACGGTAATTTTCAGATACAAAGACGTTGAAGACGGCCCTGAAAGAAACTTTGTAGGAGTAATCACCGAAGTAGGTTTCAGTCAGGAAAAAGGAAGCCTGGGAAATATTGTTCTTACAGGTTCAAGTCCTACTGTTCTTTTAGATGCAGCTCCTCACATCCAGAGTTTTGGCGGAGCACAGGAGATAAGCCTGAACAGTATTGCAGACCAGGTGATAAAAGAAGGCCTTGGACAGAATTCTTTTGATTTCAGGGTAGATGCCGCACACGGAAACGTTTCGTACAGTTCACAGTATGAAGAAACCCATTACAACTATCTGGCAAGAATAGCAGAAGCATATGGAGAACAGTTTTATTATGATGGTGAAGTTCTGCATTTCGGGAAACTTCCGCCTCAGGAAAAACCTGTGAAACTTACCTACGGAAGCAGTGTGAGTGACGTAAAAATCAAAATGAAAGCCCAGCATGTGAATCCTTCATTTTATGGATATAACAGCAGTAAAAATGAAAAATTAACGGCAGGGAATTCTAAGATTACCCATACTTCAGATATTGCTAAAAGAGCTTATGAAATATCAGAAAAAACCTTTACAACCCCTTCATTGAGAGTAGCACCGATAAAAGCAGTGTCTTTTATGGATGTAGAAAACTCTCAGAAAGGAACAGCAGGAAGTAAAGCTTCAGAAGTATTTGTTATTTCAGGTATTACAACAGTACCATTCCTGTATCCGGGATGTATTGCTGATATTGAAATGAGGAAAGCAGAAAGCAGTGAAACAACCTACTTTACCAAACTGATGATAATAGATATGCATCATGAGGTGGATGCAAGAGGATATTATACCGGAACATTTGAAGCAATAGCTTCTGACACGGGATTTATTCCCCGTCCGGAGTTTCATATTCCAAAAGCGGATGCACAATTTGCCAAAGTGATTTCAAATACGGACCCCTTAAATCAGGGAAGAGTCAAAGTTCAGTTTGACTGGCAGAACGGCTCTACCACTACAGAATATATCCGTGTGATGACTCCCGATGGAGGTGGAAGCGAAAAAGTAAGCAAAAACCGTGGCTTTATGGCCATTCCGGAAGAGGGGGATCAGGTAGTGGTCAACTTTGCCCATCAGCACCCTGACCGTCCTTTTGTAATGGGAGGAATGTTTCACGGTGGAGTTGGCGGTGGCGGCGGAGCCGGAAATAATATTAAAAGCTTAAGCAGTAAAAGCGGACACACCATGAGTCTGGATGATGGCGGAGGAATTACCGTGAGAGATAAAGACCAAAATTCTGTTTTTCTGGATGGTGCCGGAAATATAAGTATAGACAGTAAGATTTCTATTACACTTACTTGTGGAAGCAGTTCTATTTATATGGATAAAGATGGAAATATTCAGATTAAAGGAAAAGAAATATTTGTACAGGGAGTTAATATCGGAGTTGGGGGAACAACAAGTATCGGCGTTGGAGTAGGTCCTGAAGATGGTGACCCTACTTCCGGAGTCGGAATCAAATCAGATACCCTGGATATTGGAACCAAAACCCTTTCAATGAGGGGAGATACCGAAGCCAATCTCAGCAGCGGAGGAAAAATAAATGTGGGTGGCGGAAGCGAAACAAATATTGTAAGTGGAACAGTAAAACTGAATTAA
- a CDS encoding nuclear transport factor 2 family protein, translated as MSTENLKIKEELRNLIDAYATLGDEKKIAEQMHLFTENVSYKAYMGNFLAADISGREAIEKEFNMHAALVKTYFTLNGQHIVEIDGGKAHGISFSQIKMIREKDGKDSISDYSVKYKDNYVLQDDKWLISERTGYFIIVEERAFGS; from the coding sequence ATGTCAACAGAAAATTTAAAAATCAAAGAAGAACTAAGAAATCTTATTGATGCTTATGCAACACTTGGTGATGAAAAGAAAATTGCAGAGCAAATGCATCTTTTCACTGAAAACGTTTCCTACAAAGCCTATATGGGTAATTTTTTAGCAGCAGACATATCAGGAAGAGAAGCTATTGAAAAAGAATTTAATATGCATGCGGCACTAGTCAAAACCTATTTTACCCTTAACGGGCAGCATATCGTAGAAATTGATGGTGGGAAAGCACATGGAATTTCATTTTCACAGATAAAAATGATCCGTGAGAAAGATGGAAAGGATAGCATTTCCGATTATAGTGTAAAATATAAAGATAACTATGTTCTGCAGGATGATAAGTGGTTGATTAGTGAAAGAACCGGTTATTTTATCATTGTGGAAGAAAGGGCTTTCGGATCATAA